Proteins co-encoded in one bacterium genomic window:
- the nusG gene encoding transcription termination/antitermination protein NusG: MTTTSEQAQTDKQWYIIHTYSGFEDRVKETLRQRAEALGMGDAIGEIRIPTETVVEYRSGKKRQVERKFLPGYILVEMHMSDDAWHVVKNTPKVTGFVGGGKKPTPLTQKEVDQILHQAFSTKEKPRPKYVFDKSEPVKIIDGPFNNFTGVVEDVNLDRNTLKVMVTIFGRQTPVELDFSQVQKL, encoded by the coding sequence ATGACGACGACAAGCGAACAGGCCCAGACAGACAAGCAGTGGTACATCATCCACACCTACTCGGGCTTCGAGGACCGGGTCAAGGAGACTCTGCGCCAGCGCGCGGAGGCGCTCGGGATGGGCGACGCCATCGGCGAGATCCGAATCCCGACCGAAACCGTCGTCGAGTACCGCAGCGGCAAGAAGCGTCAGGTCGAGCGCAAGTTCCTGCCGGGCTACATCCTGGTCGAAATGCACATGTCCGATGACGCCTGGCACGTGGTCAAGAACACGCCCAAAGTCACCGGTTTCGTCGGTGGCGGCAAGAAGCCGACACCGCTCACTCAGAAGGAAGTCGATCAGATTCTGCACCAGGCCTTTTCCACCAAGGAGAAGCCGCGCCCCAAGTACGTTTTCGACAAGAGCGAGCCGGTCAAGATCATCGACGGTCCGTTCAACAACTTCACCGGTGTGGTGGAAGACGTCAACCTCGACCGCAACACGCTCAAGGTCATGGTGACCATCTTCGGCCGCCAGACCCCCGTGGAGCTCGACTTCAGTCAGGTCCAAAAGCTATGA
- the rplK gene encoding 50S ribosomal protein L11, protein MAKKVVGQIKLQIPAGQASPAPPVGPALGQAGVNIMDFCKAFNARTQKDQGTIIPVVITVFADRSYSFITKTPPAAVLLRQAAGLDKGSGEPNKIKVGTVTKAQIEDIAKTKEPDLNAASTEAAMRIIEGTARSMGIVVEA, encoded by the coding sequence ATGGCAAAGAAAGTCGTAGGACAGATCAAACTGCAGATTCCGGCAGGCCAGGCTTCGCCTGCGCCTCCCGTGGGGCCGGCGTTGGGCCAGGCAGGCGTCAACATCATGGATTTCTGCAAGGCTTTCAATGCCCGGACGCAGAAAGACCAGGGGACGATTATTCCGGTCGTGATCACGGTCTTCGCGGATCGTAGCTACAGCTTCATCACCAAGACACCTCCGGCCGCGGTGCTGCTCAGGCAGGCCGCCGGCCTGGACAAGGGCTCGGGAGAGCCCAACAAGATCAAGGTCGGTACGGTCACCAAGGCGCAGATCGAGGATATCGCCAAGACCAAGGAGCCGGACCTCAACGCCGCGTCGACGGAAGCGGCGATGCGGATTATCGAAGGAACCGCCCGCTCCATGGGCATCGTGGTCGAGGCCTAA
- a CDS encoding 50S ribosomal protein L1, whose product MSKTGKKFSGAKEKVEARAYELPEAIKLAKELSFAKFDESLDLVVRLAVDPRHADQNVRGTVALPHGTGKQVKVLVFAGGEKVKEAEEAGADHVGGEEMAEKIQGGWMDFDAVVSTPDMMKVVGKLGRVLGPRGLMPNPKTGTVTFDVGPAVHAIKAGKIEFRVDKAGIVHAPFGKASFDEAQLSENASAVIAALMKAKPASAKGKYVKSISLSSTMGPGIKIDESALTSIEA is encoded by the coding sequence ATGTCGAAAACTGGAAAGAAATTCAGCGGCGCCAAGGAGAAGGTCGAGGCGCGCGCCTACGAGCTGCCCGAGGCGATCAAGCTCGCCAAGGAACTGTCGTTTGCGAAGTTCGACGAGAGCCTGGACCTGGTGGTTCGGCTGGCTGTCGACCCGCGGCACGCCGATCAGAACGTTCGCGGTACGGTGGCTCTGCCGCACGGCACCGGTAAGCAGGTCAAGGTCCTGGTTTTTGCCGGTGGCGAAAAGGTCAAGGAGGCCGAGGAGGCCGGTGCCGACCATGTCGGTGGAGAAGAGATGGCCGAGAAGATCCAGGGCGGCTGGATGGACTTCGACGCCGTGGTGTCGACTCCGGACATGATGAAGGTCGTCGGCAAGCTCGGTCGAGTACTCGGTCCTCGCGGCCTGATGCCCAACCCGAAGACCGGCACGGTTACTTTCGACGTCGGGCCGGCGGTCCATGCGATCAAGGCGGGAAAGATCGAGTTCCGCGTCGACAAGGCGGGCATCGTCCATGCTCCGTTCGGCAAGGCCTCGTTCGACGAGGCTCAGCTCAGCGAGAACGCCTCCGCGGTGATCGCGGCTCTGATGAAAGCCAAGCCGGCCTCCGCCAAGGGCAAGTACGTCAAATCCATCAGCCTTTCATCGACCATGGGTCCCGGGATCAAGATCGACGAAAGCGCGCTGACTTCGATAGAGGCCTGA
- the rplJ gene encoding 50S ribosomal protein L10 gives MALSREKKEQLVESYEEELAKAPHVFLMGFEGISVPDVTELRNQVRRTGGSYVVVKNRLAKRAIEGATLEGLKEEFQGTTAAAFGSEDAVGIAKAVTEFAKKTPAITIKAGLLDGQRVEAEDIEEIAALPSREELIAKLLFLMRSPVSSLVRTLGELQRRFVVVVDQVRQEKEKGAAG, from the coding sequence ATGGCATTGAGCCGAGAGAAGAAGGAACAGCTCGTCGAGAGCTACGAAGAGGAACTGGCGAAAGCGCCGCACGTGTTCCTGATGGGCTTCGAGGGCATTTCTGTGCCCGATGTGACCGAGTTGCGCAATCAGGTTCGCCGGACCGGGGGCAGCTACGTGGTGGTCAAGAACCGCCTGGCGAAGAGGGCGATCGAAGGCGCTACCCTCGAAGGCCTCAAGGAAGAGTTCCAGGGCACGACCGCCGCGGCTTTCGGTAGCGAAGACGCGGTAGGTATCGCGAAGGCCGTCACCGAGTTCGCCAAGAAAACCCCCGCCATAACCATCAAGGCCGGTCTGCTGGACGGTCAGCGAGTCGAGGCCGAGGACATCGAAGAGATCGCGGCGTTGCCCAGTCGCGAGGAACTGATTGCGAAGCTGCTGTTCCTCATGCGATCACCGGTATCGAGTCTGGTCCGTACGCTTGGTGAGCTGCAGCGCCGGTTCGTGGTTGTCGTGGATCAGGTGAGGCAAGAAAAAGAGAAAGGCGCCGCCGGCTAG
- the rplL gene encoding 50S ribosomal protein L7/L12, which translates to MAIATEDFIKQIDEMTVLELNTLVKAMEEHYGVSAAAAAVPMAAAGAAAAGAEAAEEQTEFDVVLTAIGDKKINVIKAVREVTQLGLKDAKDMVESAPATIKEAVSKDEAEEIKKKFEEAGAQIELK; encoded by the coding sequence ATGGCGATAGCGACAGAGGATTTCATCAAGCAGATCGACGAGATGACCGTGTTGGAGCTGAACACGCTCGTCAAGGCAATGGAAGAGCACTACGGTGTTTCCGCGGCGGCTGCCGCGGTGCCGATGGCCGCGGCCGGCGCGGCTGCGGCCGGCGCCGAGGCGGCGGAAGAGCAGACCGAGTTCGACGTCGTGCTCACCGCGATCGGTGACAAGAAGATCAATGTCATCAAGGCGGTCCGCGAGGTGACCCAGTTGGGTCTCAAGGACGCCAAGGACATGGTCGAGTCGGCTCCGGCAACGATCAAGGAAGCGGTTTCCAAGGACGAGGCTGAAGAAATCAAGAAGAAGTTTGAAGAAGCCGGGGCCCAAATCGAGCTCAAGTAA